In one Drosophila gunungcola strain Sukarami chromosome 2R unlocalized genomic scaffold, Dgunungcola_SK_2 000004F, whole genome shotgun sequence genomic region, the following are encoded:
- the LOC128253879 gene encoding uncharacterized protein LOC128253879, producing the protein MKLLCSVLILASVMAIKAMPNVQTQSALNNYLVHARDMDAIVTEDVTTQCFNLYMPMLNEVAATFSSSYQGCISTANAQTANLTAQADQQQKTYQSEVSSLCSAFTACDSNNDTTNFFNCYASAAEGDVSMMYDISSQAASSASSLTMGIQAIQDTQYQCTNATENKYVRDTASTYDLLDSCLKYGVPTTTTAPTTPTPSSAPLTSTSDGPFYFDL; encoded by the exons ATGAAGCTTCTGTGCAGTGTGCTAATCCTGGCCAGCGTTATGGCCATTAAA GCCATGCCGAATGTTCAGACTCAGAGCGCTTTGAATAATTATCTGGTGCATGCCCGCGACATGGATGCCATTGTTACCGAGGATGTGACCACCCAGTGTTTTAACCTCTACATGCCCATGTTGAACGAGGTGGCCGCTACTTTCTCGAGTTCCTATCAAGGATGTATAAGCACTGCTAATGCGCAGACCGCCAATTTGACAGCCCAGGCCGATCAGCAGCAGAAGACCTACCAGTCGGAGGTCTCCAGCCTTTGCAGTGCCTTCACCGCCTGTGACAGTAACAACGACACCACCAATTTCTTCAACTGCTACGCCAGTGCG GCCGAGGGTGATGTGTCCATGATGTACGACATTTCCAGCCAAGCTGCCAGTTCGGCGAGCTCCTTAACCATGGGCATCCAGGCCATTCAGGACACCCAGTACCAGTGCACCAACGCCACGGAGAACAAGTACGTCCGGGATACGGCTTCCACCTACGATCTGCTGGACAGTTGTCTCAAGTACGGAGttcccaccaccaccactgcTCCAACAACCCCAACACCATCTTCTGCCCCACTAACCTCCACCTCAGATGGgcctttttattttgatctTTGA
- the LOC128253883 gene encoding uncharacterized protein LOC128253883 has protein sequence MEGHRVAVVAFAVILAGLCVLSGLNAAPVECNNGSGTQVSENGLQSQTQTGPGCQSQTSEDGSQSQSQSQSGNGHQSQSQCSGTSCGQFSPLPPLFTMAPMEPMEPMEPMEPMKPLTWQPWGTFG, from the exons ATGGAAGGCCATCGCGTGGCAGTCGTCGCATTTGCTGTTATTCTCGCCGGATTGTGCGTGCTGTCCGGACTTAAC GCGGCGCCCGTGGAATGCAATAATGGCAGTGGCACTCAGGTCTCCGAAAACGGTCTTCAGTCGCAGACGCAAACCGGACCCGGCTGCCAGTCGCAGACCTCCGAGGACGGATCCCAGAGCCAAAGCCAGAGCCAGTCGGGCAATGGCCACCAGTCGCAGTCGCAATGCAGCGGCACGTCCTGCGGTCAGTTCAGCCCCCTTCCGCCCCTCTTCACCATGGCGCCCATGGAGCCCATGGAGCCCATGGAGCCCATGGAGCCCATGAAACCCCTCACCTGGCAGCCCTGGGGCACTTTCGGCTAA